In the Burkholderia cenocepacia genome, one interval contains:
- a CDS encoding PACE efflux transporter: MQGWKRRIVYVVMFEVLGILVASSVLGMLSGASAATSGLLGVMISTTGVIVNFLYNLGFEAWERRRAETTRTVGRRVVHAIGFQVALVTFLIPLIAWWLDVSLWQAFLYDAVLIVFFPIFTFTYNWAFDSVFGLPDAVTRKAAPVA, translated from the coding sequence ATGCAAGGATGGAAGAGACGCATAGTCTACGTCGTGATGTTCGAGGTGCTCGGCATCCTCGTCGCGTCGTCGGTGCTCGGGATGCTGAGCGGCGCGAGCGCGGCGACGAGCGGGCTGCTCGGCGTGATGATCTCGACGACGGGCGTCATCGTCAATTTTCTGTACAACCTCGGGTTCGAGGCGTGGGAGCGGCGGCGGGCGGAAACGACGCGCACCGTCGGGCGGCGCGTCGTGCATGCGATCGGGTTCCAGGTCGCGCTCGTGACGTTCCTGATTCCGCTGATCGCGTGGTGGCTCGACGTGTCGTTGTGGCAGGCGTTCCTGTACGACGCGGTGCTGATCGTGTTCTTCCCGATCTTCACGTTCACGTACAACTGGGCGTTCGACAGTGTGTTCGGGTTGCCGGATGCGGTGACGCGCAAGGCGGCGCCGGTGGCGTAA
- a CDS encoding GSU2403 family nucleotidyltransferase fold protein: protein MSELADFSNLAMTLAPWRARIVFIGGWAFRLYSYEPRAWKPDHKPIFTQDADVAYAEREVLEGDIKKALESAGFKEEPNFAGGFKPPAMRYTLGKQANGFYAEFLTPLTGSPLRRNKVTRRMEQDATEANAGVVAQKLRHLEILLHEPWLVTIPAEESGCGDALVDLRIPNPVSFMVQKLLIRDDRIPEKRAQDVLYIHDAMLLFGGAIEDELVPVWKRLEPTLSDAQRRSLDAGVGAFFAEVNDTIRAAADIPRPDRQIEPEDLLRLCKNGFEALFGEVP, encoded by the coding sequence GTGAGCGAATTGGCCGATTTCAGCAATCTCGCGATGACGTTGGCGCCGTGGCGAGCCAGGATCGTTTTCATCGGAGGCTGGGCTTTTCGGCTCTATTCGTATGAGCCGCGTGCCTGGAAGCCCGACCACAAGCCGATCTTCACGCAGGATGCCGACGTCGCGTACGCAGAACGCGAGGTACTCGAAGGAGATATCAAGAAGGCGCTCGAAAGCGCGGGTTTCAAGGAGGAACCGAATTTCGCCGGCGGGTTCAAACCGCCGGCGATGCGTTACACCCTCGGCAAGCAAGCCAACGGGTTTTACGCAGAATTTCTTACGCCGCTGACAGGTAGCCCCTTGCGGCGCAACAAGGTCACGAGGCGGATGGAGCAAGACGCAACGGAGGCGAATGCCGGCGTTGTTGCACAGAAGCTGCGCCATCTGGAGATACTGCTGCACGAACCTTGGCTCGTGACGATTCCCGCCGAGGAGTCAGGGTGTGGCGATGCACTGGTCGACCTACGTATCCCCAATCCGGTGAGCTTCATGGTCCAGAAGCTGCTGATTCGTGACGACAGGATTCCGGAAAAACGCGCTCAGGATGTGCTTTACATCCACGATGCGATGCTCCTTTTTGGCGGCGCGATCGAGGACGAGCTTGTCCCGGTCTGGAAGCGCCTCGAACCCACGTTGTCGGATGCTCAGCGCAGGTCCCTCGATGCGGGCGTCGGCGCATTTTTCGCTGAAGTGAACGACACCATTCGTGCAGCGGCGGACATTCCGCGGCCCGACCGGCAGATCGAGCCCGAGGATTTACTCAGGCTGTGCAAGAACGGTTTCGAAGCGCTGTTCGGCGAAGTGCCCTAG
- a CDS encoding DUF3579 domain-containing protein yields MDRIDITDHGRITGHLIRGVTHAQKTFRPGDWPERLAGVITLFVGERRPGYPCALSRLAMPVVDGGVKCLFVSDELRAVCADAFEFAMQFAADNDLPVELQGVPALTVR; encoded by the coding sequence ATGGATCGCATCGACATCACCGACCACGGCCGCATCACCGGCCATTTGATCCGCGGCGTCACGCACGCGCAGAAAACCTTCCGCCCGGGCGACTGGCCCGAGCGCCTCGCGGGCGTCATCACGCTGTTCGTCGGCGAACGGCGGCCCGGCTATCCGTGCGCGCTGTCGCGGCTCGCGATGCCGGTCGTCGACGGCGGCGTCAAATGCCTGTTCGTGTCCGACGAATTGCGCGCCGTGTGCGCCGATGCGTTCGAGTTCGCGATGCAGTTCGCGGCCGACAATGATTTGCCGGTCGAGCTCCAGGGCGTGCCCGCGTTGACGGTGCGCTGA
- the opcM gene encoding multidrug efflux transporter outer membrane subunit OpcM, whose amino-acid sequence MNNLHNTNGLMRFAKVAAASTLLATLLAACAVGPDYKRPDAAAPAAFKEAPTLAAGEQAGTWKTAEPADGEHRGEWWKVFGDPVLDSLETQALAANQNLKAAAARVEEARAATRSARSQWFPQVGAGFGPTREGLSSASQFQPQGTGPTNATLWRAQGTVSYEADLFGRVGRNVEASRADQAQSEALFRSVQLALQADVAQNYFELRQLDSDQDLYRRTVELREQALKLVQRRFNEGDISELDVSRAKNELASAQADAVGVARRRAASEHALAILLGKAPADFAFKETPIVPVAVKIPPGLPSALLERRPDVSAAERAMAAANARIGLAKSAYFPKLDITGSFGYEASTLGNLFLWSSRTFLLGPFAGTALTLPLFDGGRRAAGVQQARAQYDEQVANYRQQVLVAFREVEDNLADLRLLDDQIRAQEAAVNASRRAATLSRTQYQEGEVAYLDVIDSERSVLQSQLQANQLTGAQAVSTVNLIRALGGGWGNAPAPTAVGDVASGKADVAAR is encoded by the coding sequence ATGAATAACTTGCACAACACGAACGGCCTGATGCGCTTCGCGAAGGTGGCGGCCGCGAGCACCCTGCTCGCGACGCTGCTCGCCGCGTGCGCGGTCGGCCCCGACTACAAGCGTCCGGACGCGGCGGCGCCCGCCGCGTTCAAGGAAGCGCCGACCCTCGCCGCCGGCGAGCAGGCCGGCACGTGGAAGACGGCCGAGCCGGCGGACGGCGAACATCGCGGCGAATGGTGGAAGGTGTTCGGCGACCCGGTGCTCGATTCGCTCGAGACGCAGGCGCTCGCCGCGAACCAGAACCTGAAGGCCGCGGCCGCGCGGGTCGAGGAAGCGCGTGCGGCGACCCGTTCGGCGCGCTCGCAATGGTTCCCGCAGGTCGGCGCCGGTTTCGGGCCGACGCGCGAGGGGCTGTCGTCGGCGTCGCAGTTCCAGCCGCAGGGCACCGGCCCGACCAACGCGACGCTGTGGCGCGCGCAGGGCACGGTGTCGTACGAAGCCGACCTGTTCGGCCGCGTCGGCCGCAACGTCGAGGCGTCGCGTGCCGACCAGGCGCAGAGCGAAGCGCTGTTCCGCTCGGTGCAGCTCGCGTTGCAGGCCGACGTCGCGCAGAACTACTTCGAACTGCGCCAGCTCGATTCGGATCAGGACCTGTACCGCCGCACGGTGGAGTTGCGCGAGCAGGCGCTGAAGCTTGTGCAGCGCCGCTTCAACGAAGGCGACATCAGCGAGCTCGACGTGTCGCGCGCGAAGAACGAACTGGCGAGCGCGCAGGCCGATGCGGTCGGCGTCGCGCGCCGGCGCGCGGCGTCCGAGCATGCGCTGGCCATTCTGCTCGGCAAGGCGCCCGCGGATTTCGCGTTCAAGGAAACGCCGATCGTGCCGGTCGCGGTGAAGATTCCGCCGGGCCTGCCGTCCGCGCTGCTCGAACGCCGCCCGGACGTGTCGGCGGCCGAGCGCGCGATGGCGGCCGCGAACGCGCGGATCGGGCTCGCGAAGTCGGCGTACTTCCCGAAGCTCGATATCACCGGGTCGTTCGGCTATGAAGCGTCGACGCTCGGCAACCTGTTCCTGTGGTCGAGCCGCACGTTCCTGCTCGGGCCGTTCGCCGGCACCGCGCTGACGCTGCCGCTGTTCGACGGCGGGCGGCGGGCGGCCGGCGTGCAGCAGGCGCGCGCGCAGTACGACGAGCAGGTCGCGAACTACCGGCAGCAGGTGCTCGTCGCGTTCCGCGAGGTCGAGGACAATCTTGCTGATCTGCGTTTGCTCGATGATCAGATCCGCGCGCAGGAGGCGGCCGTCAACGCGTCGCGTCGGGCGGCGACGTTGTCGCGCACGCAATATCAGGAAGGTGAGGTCGCGTATCTCGACGTGATCGACAGCGAGCGGTCGGTGTTGCAATCGCAGTTGCAGGCGAACCAGTTGACGGGGGCGCAGGCGGTGTCGACCGTCAACCTGATCCGCGCGCTGGGCGGCGGGTGGGGGAATGCGCCGGCGCCGACGGCGGTGGGTGATGTGGCGTCTGGCAAGGCTGACGTAGCTGCGCGGTAA
- a CDS encoding LysR family transcriptional regulator — translation MLTSDHIDMLLTVIDKGSFSAAARALGRTPSAVSMAIANLEAELDLVLFDRGTREPTPTAAMAALLPDARAIAERLHALRAHAQHLSEGVEDTLRLGLAAEIDGVPIARALTAVATKYPALAVSVVTAPQDAIVDALHRGTVDLCVAYGGLDLHPQEQIHALWTETLIAVAAPGHPAIAEAAHPEAIERLSGFRQIVIADPERPLTDVRPLIGNRTWKVTDMGTAIALVKAGHGWANLPESVIGRYVADGELAPLVFANIRNGLPLPVYLRRPKHTGLGKAASELVRALRAERADT, via the coding sequence ATGCTGACCAGCGATCACATCGACATGCTGCTGACCGTCATCGACAAAGGCTCGTTCTCGGCCGCCGCGCGTGCGCTCGGCCGTACGCCGTCGGCGGTCAGCATGGCGATCGCGAACCTCGAGGCCGAGCTCGACCTCGTGCTGTTCGACCGCGGCACGCGCGAGCCCACGCCGACCGCCGCGATGGCCGCGCTGCTGCCCGATGCGCGCGCGATCGCCGAACGGCTGCATGCGCTGCGTGCGCATGCGCAGCACTTGTCGGAAGGCGTCGAGGACACGCTGCGGCTCGGGCTCGCGGCCGAAATCGACGGCGTGCCGATTGCGCGCGCGCTGACCGCCGTGGCCACGAAATATCCGGCGCTCGCGGTCAGCGTCGTCACGGCGCCGCAGGATGCGATCGTCGACGCGCTGCATCGCGGCACCGTCGATCTTTGCGTCGCGTACGGCGGGCTCGATCTTCATCCGCAGGAACAGATTCACGCGCTGTGGACCGAGACATTGATCGCGGTCGCCGCGCCCGGCCATCCGGCGATTGCCGAAGCCGCACATCCGGAAGCGATCGAGCGATTGTCGGGGTTTCGGCAGATCGTGATCGCCGATCCGGAGCGGCCGTTGACCGACGTGCGGCCGCTGATCGGCAATCGCACGTGGAAGGTCACCGACATGGGCACCGCGATCGCGCTCGTGAAGGCCGGTCATGGCTGGGCGAATTTGCCGGAATCGGTCATCGGCCGGTATGTGGCCGACGGCGAACTCGCGCCGCTCGTGTTCGCGAACATTCGCAACGGGTTGCCGCTGCCGGTGTATTTGCGGCGGCCGAAGCATACGGGGCTCGGCAAGGCGGCGAGCGAGCTGGTACGGGCTCTGCGGGCTGAACGCGCCGACACCTGA
- a CDS encoding sigma-54-dependent transcriptional regulator gives MEDEIRVLVVEDDENVRIGVEQAVALAGFPVDAFAAAADALAHVAPGAPVVIVSDVRMPGIDGLQLLDRVMAIDAQIPVVLISGHADISTAVGAMQVGAYDFIEKPFSSDLIAGRVARAVEKRRLTLEVQGLRAALNNWQGIEAFVLGKSPAMADVRKKILRLADTSVSVLITGETGTGKELIARSLHDFGGRRDAHFVALNCGGLPEQVFESELFGHEAGAFTGAIKKRIGKIEWADGGTLFLDEIETMPIALQIKMLRVLQERVVERLGANDLIPVDCRVVAASKADLAELAADGRFRADLLYRLNVAQIELPPLRERREDVPLLFEHFVLAAARRFGQPAPVVTAAQVSELMTHAWPGNVRELQNVADRFVLGLTGDSLLSSGEAPAVGSTLAEQLAYFERMLIEDMLRRHNGNVADASEALGMPKKTLYHKLRNLRIPARGDAAADGGE, from the coding sequence ATGGAAGATGAGATTCGGGTGCTGGTCGTCGAGGACGATGAAAACGTCCGGATCGGCGTCGAGCAGGCCGTCGCGCTCGCCGGATTCCCGGTCGACGCGTTCGCGGCGGCCGCCGACGCGCTCGCCCACGTCGCGCCCGGCGCGCCGGTGGTGATCGTGTCGGACGTGCGGATGCCGGGCATCGACGGGCTGCAGTTGCTCGACCGCGTGATGGCCATCGATGCGCAGATCCCGGTCGTACTGATCAGCGGCCACGCGGACATCTCGACGGCCGTCGGCGCGATGCAGGTCGGCGCGTACGACTTCATCGAGAAACCGTTCTCGTCGGACCTGATCGCCGGCCGCGTCGCGCGCGCGGTCGAGAAGCGTCGCCTGACGCTCGAGGTGCAGGGGCTGCGCGCGGCGCTGAACAACTGGCAGGGCATCGAGGCGTTCGTGCTCGGCAAGTCGCCCGCGATGGCCGACGTGCGCAAGAAGATCCTGCGCCTCGCCGATACGTCGGTGTCGGTGCTGATCACCGGCGAGACGGGCACCGGCAAGGAACTGATCGCGCGCAGCCTGCACGACTTCGGCGGCCGGCGCGACGCGCATTTCGTCGCGCTGAACTGCGGCGGCCTGCCCGAGCAGGTGTTCGAGAGCGAGCTGTTCGGCCATGAGGCCGGCGCGTTCACCGGTGCGATCAAGAAACGCATCGGCAAGATCGAATGGGCGGACGGCGGCACGCTGTTCCTCGACGAGATCGAGACGATGCCGATCGCGCTGCAGATCAAGATGCTGCGCGTGCTGCAGGAGCGCGTGGTCGAGCGGCTCGGCGCGAACGACCTGATTCCGGTCGACTGCCGCGTGGTGGCCGCATCGAAGGCCGATCTCGCCGAACTCGCCGCCGACGGGCGCTTTCGTGCGGACTTGCTGTATCGCCTCAACGTCGCGCAGATCGAGCTGCCGCCGCTGCGCGAACGGCGCGAGGACGTGCCGCTGCTGTTCGAGCATTTCGTGCTCGCGGCCGCGCGGCGCTTCGGGCAGCCGGCGCCGGTCGTCACCGCCGCGCAGGTGTCCGAACTGATGACGCACGCGTGGCCCGGCAACGTGCGCGAACTGCAGAACGTGGCCGACCGCTTCGTGCTCGGGCTGACCGGCGACAGCCTGCTGTCGTCCGGCGAAGCGCCGGCCGTGGGCAGCACGCTCGCGGAACAGCTCGCGTATTTCGAGCGGATGCTGATCGAGGACATGCTGCGGCGTCACAACGGCAACGTCGCGGACGCGAGCGAGGCGCTCGGCATGCCGAAGAAAACGCTCTATCACAAGCTGCGCAACCTGCGGATTCCCGCGCGCGGCGACGCGGCGGCCGACGGCGGCGAATGA
- a CDS encoding ATP-binding protein — protein MRANVQKSFKGIPWWGWASAAVLYVGVAGAAVDFAWERAIDALEEAGAHRLDLYASSLKSELGRFEILPGLVARQDGVRAMLKAAPNDAPELVHAVNTYLEAVNRDAGSGAVDVIDLQGDVIAASNWNETISFVGTNVSYRPYFKDALARGSGRFFGIGTNTGVPGVYFASAVRSDGVPIGVAAVKISVDPLESAWRAPGVAALVVDGNGVVVISTEPAWKFTALRPITAQQQRDIQASRQYAGRTVDALPYRRIGDRSSAAWFGTFPDPRHAGRTTRYLVMSRPAPQAGDSLMVLLDIAGARRQQQTAFVFVTGAFLIVALLAGYAIQRRRAILARLSAQDALRRANDRLELTVAQRTAALTAANERMQREIDERERTEQRLRASQQEVVHAGKLAVLGQMAAGLTHELNQPLVAIRTLCDNARTFFERGQPAPALANLERVGKLVDGMAVLTGELKTFARKPDVERVAVSLNEAVAHARLIYDARIRDEGVRLDVNIAPGTTVSAESSQLQQVIVNLLGNALDAVHDAPVRRIVIETAETSDADDATDAGRVRLTVADSGAGIAPDVLPHLFEPFVTTKPRGQGLGLGLAITSRIVEAFGARITATNRDEGGAQFTIEFAAATPQQRTEHGR, from the coding sequence ATGAGGGCGAACGTGCAGAAGAGCTTCAAGGGAATCCCGTGGTGGGGCTGGGCCTCGGCCGCGGTGCTGTATGTCGGCGTGGCCGGCGCGGCCGTCGATTTCGCGTGGGAACGCGCGATCGACGCGCTCGAGGAGGCCGGCGCGCACCGGCTCGACCTGTATGCGTCGAGCCTGAAAAGCGAGCTCGGCCGCTTCGAGATCCTGCCCGGCCTGGTCGCGCGGCAGGACGGCGTGCGCGCGATGCTGAAAGCCGCGCCGAACGATGCGCCCGAGCTCGTGCATGCGGTGAACACCTACCTCGAAGCCGTGAACCGCGACGCGGGCAGCGGCGCGGTCGACGTGATCGATCTGCAAGGCGACGTGATCGCCGCGAGCAACTGGAACGAGACGATCAGCTTCGTCGGTACCAACGTGTCGTACCGGCCGTACTTCAAGGACGCGCTCGCGCGCGGCAGCGGCCGCTTCTTCGGCATCGGCACCAACACCGGCGTGCCCGGCGTCTACTTCGCGAGCGCGGTGCGCAGCGACGGCGTGCCGATCGGCGTGGCCGCCGTGAAGATCAGCGTCGACCCGCTCGAATCGGCATGGCGCGCGCCGGGCGTCGCCGCGCTGGTCGTCGACGGCAACGGCGTGGTCGTGATCTCGACCGAACCCGCATGGAAATTCACCGCGCTGCGCCCGATCACAGCGCAGCAACAGCGCGACATCCAGGCGTCGCGCCAGTACGCGGGCCGCACCGTCGACGCGCTGCCCTATCGCCGCATCGGCGATCGCAGCTCGGCCGCGTGGTTCGGCACCTTTCCCGATCCGCGCCACGCCGGCCGCACCACCCGCTATCTCGTGATGTCGCGCCCCGCGCCGCAAGCCGGCGATTCGCTGATGGTGCTGCTCGACATCGCGGGCGCGCGGCGCCAGCAGCAGACGGCGTTCGTGTTCGTCACCGGCGCGTTCCTGATCGTCGCGCTGCTGGCCGGCTATGCGATCCAGCGCCGCCGGGCGATCCTCGCACGGCTGAGCGCACAGGACGCGCTGCGCCGCGCGAACGACCGGCTCGAACTGACCGTCGCGCAGCGCACCGCCGCGCTGACGGCCGCGAACGAGCGGATGCAGCGCGAGATCGACGAACGCGAACGCACCGAGCAGCGGCTGCGTGCGTCGCAGCAGGAAGTCGTGCACGCGGGCAAGCTCGCGGTGCTCGGGCAGATGGCCGCCGGCCTCACGCACGAACTGAACCAGCCGCTCGTCGCGATCCGCACGCTGTGCGACAACGCGCGCACGTTCTTCGAGCGCGGCCAGCCGGCGCCGGCGCTCGCGAACCTCGAACGGGTCGGCAAGCTGGTCGACGGCATGGCCGTGCTCACCGGCGAGTTGAAGACCTTCGCGCGCAAGCCCGACGTCGAGCGCGTCGCGGTGTCGCTGAACGAGGCCGTCGCGCATGCGCGGCTGATCTACGATGCACGGATTCGCGACGAAGGCGTGCGGCTCGACGTCAATATCGCACCCGGCACGACGGTCTCGGCCGAATCGAGCCAGTTGCAGCAGGTGATCGTGAACCTGCTCGGCAACGCGCTCGACGCGGTGCACGACGCGCCGGTGCGCCGCATCGTCATCGAGACGGCCGAAACCAGCGATGCGGACGATGCGACCGACGCCGGCCGCGTGCGCCTGACCGTGGCAGACAGCGGCGCCGGCATCGCGCCCGACGTGCTGCCGCACCTGTTCGAGCCGTTCGTGACCACCAAGCCGCGTGGCCAGGGCCTCGGGCTCGGGCTCGCGATCACGTCGCGCATCGTCGAGGCGTTCGGCGCGAGGATCACCGCGACGAACCGCGACGAAGGCGGCGCGCAGTTCACCATCGAATTCGCGGCGGCGACGCCGCAACAGAGGACAGAGCATGGAAGATGA
- a CDS encoding MarR family transcriptional regulator, with amino-acid sequence MRSLPNPMPARVALDAFRTLFEKAEGWRVVEEIAQDHVGDLILSNDKGQTYVANLKTFNEGRADRVTALFAQALLEARAYAKRQKMRPAILIWVGSAPPSLIQRLADFHAEFADREPFAVLSADGTRYVRFPGLDISEHPGQSTRSYSRSRSVQPGLAFSDLNQWMLKLLLAIDIKRENLIGAEGRRYTTATDLARAADVSVMTATRLIHALKQEGFIETKPFLKVVQRRKLAQRWKAEYLRQAAAVPMKFLVPAAPDVQLRKVLKNEGGTLGLFAAADALGVGHVSGVPPTVWVPSLMEAENWRPLRRAKEGERPDLVLQQPGFPQSLGGVLSTAMVCRSRTSSRPGSTFPLTRRAGRSRRLNWSTACSWT; translated from the coding sequence ATGAGATCGCTGCCGAACCCTATGCCGGCGCGCGTTGCGCTTGACGCTTTCCGGACGTTGTTCGAGAAAGCAGAGGGGTGGCGCGTGGTCGAGGAGATTGCTCAGGATCATGTCGGAGACCTCATCCTGAGCAATGACAAGGGCCAAACGTACGTCGCGAACCTCAAGACGTTCAACGAGGGGCGTGCTGATCGCGTTACCGCGCTCTTTGCTCAGGCGCTCCTCGAGGCACGTGCATACGCGAAACGGCAGAAGATGCGGCCCGCGATTCTGATTTGGGTCGGCAGTGCTCCGCCGTCGCTCATCCAGCGATTGGCCGATTTTCACGCTGAGTTCGCCGACCGTGAGCCCTTCGCCGTACTCTCGGCCGACGGAACGCGATATGTCCGGTTTCCGGGGCTGGATATTTCCGAGCATCCGGGGCAGTCGACTCGCTCCTACAGCCGTAGTCGCAGTGTCCAGCCGGGGCTGGCATTCTCGGATCTGAACCAGTGGATGCTCAAGCTCCTGCTCGCGATCGATATCAAGAGAGAGAACCTTATCGGTGCGGAGGGCCGGCGATACACCACGGCGACCGACCTCGCGCGTGCCGCCGATGTCTCGGTAATGACGGCGACGCGACTGATCCATGCGCTCAAACAGGAGGGTTTCATCGAGACGAAGCCGTTCCTGAAGGTCGTGCAACGGCGAAAACTCGCTCAACGCTGGAAGGCTGAATACCTGAGGCAGGCAGCGGCGGTGCCGATGAAGTTTCTTGTGCCGGCCGCGCCGGACGTCCAGTTGCGCAAGGTGCTCAAGAATGAGGGCGGCACGCTCGGCCTTTTTGCCGCGGCCGATGCACTCGGTGTCGGCCATGTCAGCGGCGTCCCGCCAACGGTCTGGGTCCCTAGCCTGATGGAAGCCGAAAACTGGCGACCACTGCGTCGGGCCAAAGAGGGCGAGCGCCCCGATCTCGTCTTGCAACAGCCTGGCTTTCCCCAATCACTGGGCGGGGTGTTGTCTACCGCGATGGTTTGCCGGTCACGGACATCATCCAGACCTGGCTCGACGTTTCCGCTCACCCGGCGCGCGGGGCGGAGCAGGCGGCTGAACTGGAGCACGGCGTGCTCGTGGACGTGA
- a CDS encoding alpha/beta fold hydrolase, producing MNMRIEPSVLANPDLQFATLSSGISLPYVERGSGAPMVFVHGSLCDYRYWDPQLAALSAHYRCIAPSLSHYWPAVEAGIQDEFSWQNHVDELAEFIDALDLGPVHLVGHSRGGSVAFNVARQHPHLVESLTLADPGGPLQQPGVREAALPAAALALRTKAVNLIEQGEVEAGLEMFVDSVSLPGAWKKSTARFRTMAIDNASTLPKQLRDPLPAYSQHTAGDIACRTLLIDGQRSPKMFRHNVDTLSQWIGHAQRQTVAGASHGMNAASPAVFNRYVHEFVAA from the coding sequence ATGAACATGCGAATCGAGCCGTCCGTGCTCGCGAACCCCGACCTGCAATTTGCGACGCTTTCGTCAGGCATCAGCCTGCCGTATGTCGAGCGGGGCAGCGGTGCGCCGATGGTGTTCGTGCACGGCTCGCTGTGCGACTACCGCTACTGGGATCCGCAGCTTGCGGCGCTGTCGGCCCACTACCGCTGCATCGCGCCGAGCCTCAGCCACTACTGGCCGGCCGTCGAAGCGGGCATCCAGGACGAGTTCAGCTGGCAGAACCACGTCGACGAGCTCGCCGAATTCATCGACGCGCTCGATCTCGGCCCCGTGCACCTGGTCGGCCATTCGCGCGGCGGCAGCGTCGCGTTCAACGTCGCGCGCCAGCATCCGCACCTCGTCGAATCGCTGACGCTCGCCGATCCGGGCGGCCCGCTCCAGCAGCCGGGCGTGCGCGAAGCCGCGCTGCCGGCCGCCGCCCTCGCGCTGCGCACGAAGGCCGTGAACCTGATCGAGCAAGGTGAAGTGGAAGCCGGCCTCGAGATGTTCGTCGATTCCGTGAGCCTGCCCGGCGCATGGAAGAAGAGCACGGCGCGCTTTCGCACGATGGCGATCGACAACGCGAGCACGCTGCCGAAGCAACTGCGCGACCCGCTGCCCGCGTATTCGCAGCACACGGCTGGCGATATCGCATGCCGCACGCTGCTGATCGACGGCCAGCGCAGCCCGAAGATGTTCCGCCACAACGTCGACACGTTGTCGCAGTGGATCGGCCATGCGCAACGGCAGACCGTCGCCGGTGCGTCGCACGGGATGAATGCGGCGAGTCCGGCGGTGTTCAACCGTTACGTGCACGAGTTCGTCGCCGCGTAA
- a CDS encoding 2-hydroxycarboxylate transporter family protein, translated as MQTSIHTPSHPEPIAEAGPATRERFWPEGWWKLMEIRIGIIPLPVYVILFGLIVGFAVTGKVPGEISMAIAVLAFFGFTCAELGKRLPLLRNIGAAAIFATFVPSALTYYHVLPKPVLNLTVEFTKSTNFLYLFIASIIVGSILSMDRRVLIQGFVKIFIPLAAGSVAAAIVGTAVGTALGLGARHTLLYIVVPIMAGGVGEGAIPLSIGYSELMHLPQGEMFAMVLPPVMLGSLTAIILSGALDMLGKRLPHLTGNGRLQVGESGDMTPENEEIRGHVDVTHIAGAGITAITLYLVGLMAHKLFGLPAPVAMLFLAVLVKLARAVSPPLQEGAFVVYKFFSTAVTYPLLFAIGVAMTPWDKLTAAFTIVNVVTIVSTVATLMGTGFVVGRLLKMYPIDTAIVNACHSGQGGTGDVAILTAANRMQLMPFAQIATRIGGAIVVTVTLILVAHFG; from the coding sequence TTGCAGACCTCTATCCATACCCCGTCCCATCCCGAGCCGATTGCCGAAGCCGGCCCCGCCACGCGCGAACGCTTCTGGCCGGAAGGCTGGTGGAAGCTGATGGAAATCCGCATCGGCATCATCCCGCTGCCGGTCTACGTGATCCTGTTCGGACTGATCGTCGGCTTCGCGGTGACAGGCAAGGTGCCCGGCGAAATCTCGATGGCGATCGCCGTCCTCGCGTTCTTCGGCTTCACCTGCGCGGAACTCGGCAAGCGCCTGCCGCTCCTGCGCAACATCGGCGCGGCCGCGATCTTCGCGACCTTCGTGCCGTCGGCGCTCACGTACTACCACGTGCTGCCGAAGCCGGTGCTGAACCTGACGGTCGAATTCACGAAATCGACCAACTTCCTGTATCTGTTCATCGCGTCGATCATCGTCGGCAGCATCCTGAGCATGGATCGCCGCGTGCTGATCCAGGGCTTCGTGAAGATCTTCATTCCGCTCGCGGCCGGCTCGGTCGCCGCGGCGATCGTCGGCACGGCGGTCGGCACCGCGCTCGGCCTCGGCGCGCGCCACACGCTCCTGTACATCGTCGTGCCGATCATGGCGGGCGGCGTCGGCGAAGGCGCGATTCCGCTGTCGATCGGCTATTCGGAACTGATGCACCTGCCGCAGGGCGAGATGTTCGCGATGGTGCTGCCGCCGGTGATGCTCGGCAGCCTGACCGCGATCATCCTGTCGGGCGCGCTCGACATGCTCGGCAAGCGCCTGCCGCACCTGACCGGCAATGGCCGCCTGCAGGTCGGCGAAAGCGGCGACATGACGCCGGAGAACGAAGAGATCCGCGGTCACGTCGACGTCACGCACATCGCGGGCGCCGGCATCACCGCGATCACGCTGTACCTCGTCGGCCTGATGGCGCACAAGCTGTTCGGCCTGCCCGCGCCGGTCGCGATGCTGTTTCTCGCGGTGCTGGTGAAGCTCGCGCGTGCGGTGTCGCCGCCGCTGCAGGAAGGCGCGTTCGTCGTCTACAAGTTCTTCTCGACCGCCGTCACGTATCCGCTGCTGTTCGCGATCGGTGTCGCGATGACGCCGTGGGACAAGCTGACCGCCGCGTTCACGATCGTCAACGTGGTCACGATCGTGTCGACCGTCGCGACGCTGATGGGCACCGGTTTCGTGGTCGGCCGCCTGCTGAAGATGTACCCTATCGACACCGCAATCGTGAACGCCTGCCACAGCGGGCAAGGCGGCACCGGCGACGTCGCGATCCTGACCGCCGCGAACCGGATGCAGCTGATGCCGTTCGCGCAGATCGCCACCCGCATCGGCGGCGCGATCGTCGTCACGGTGACGCTGATCCTGGTCGCGCACTTCGGATAA